TTTCGGCGATGTCGATGCCATCGATGAGGATGCGGCCCGAGGTGGGTTCGTAGAAACGGGGCAGCAGGTTGACGAGGGAAGTCTTCCCGCTGCCGCTTTTGCCCACCAGGGCCACCGTCTCGCCGGGGGCGATGGCCAGGCTCACGTCGTCGAGCACCAGCGGCGCATCGGGCTCGTAGCGCAGACTCACGTGCTCGTAACGCACCTCACCCCGCACCCGGGTGAGGGGGCGCGTGCCGCGGTCCTCCTCGCCGGGCCGGTCCAAGAGGTCGAACACCACTTCGGCGGCGGCAAGTCCCCGCTGCAGGGCTTCGTTGACGCCGGTCAGGCGCTTGATGGGCGCAAGCAGCATGAGCATGGCGGTGATGAAGGAGACGAAACCGCCGACGGTGGTCTTGTCCTGCGCTGCCTGCTGGGTGGCGAGATAAATGATGATGGCAAGCGCAATGGCGGCGAGCAGTTGCACCAGCGGCACGTTGAGCCCGGCGGCGACGGTCTGCTTGATGTCGAACCGGCGCAGGCGGTTGGTGGCGTCGAAGAAGCGGCGTTTTTCATACTCCTGGCCGCCGAAGATTTTCACCACCTTGTGCGCCTCGATGGTTTCCCCCAGCACGTGGGTGATGTCCTGCATGGCCTGCTGGGCGCCGCGGTACATGCGGCGCAGGCGCAGGGTGAAATAGCGCACGGTGACGGCGATCACTGGCGCCATGACCAGGGTGATCAGGGTGAGCTGCCAGTTGAGGTAGAGCAGCCAGGCGAGCAGGCCGACGATGGTGAAGGAATCCCGCACCACCACGGTGATGACGTTGGTGCCGGCGGAGGTGACGGAGTTGACGTTGTAGGCGACGTTGGCGATCAGCGCGCCCGCGGGGCTGTTGTCGAAGTCCCGCGTGGGCAGGGTGAGGAGTTTGGCGAACATGCTGTTGCGCAGCTCCAGCACCACCCGCGTGGCAAGCCAACTGGTGGCGTAATTGGCGGCGAAGGTGAACACTCCGCGCAGCAGGAAGAGCCCCACGATGGCCAGCGGGATCAGCTTCATGAGGAGAGGGTCGCGCTGGACGAAGCTGCCATCCAGAAGCGGCTTCATGAGGGCGGGCAGGGCCGGCTCGGTGGCCGAGACGAGGATGGTGAAGACGAGGGAGGCGACGAAGACCTTCCAGTAGGGCCTGGCGATTTTCAGGAGCCGCAGGTAAAGCGCGGTGCTGGAGAGGGTGGCGGGGCTTCCGGGGCTCACGGGGAATCGGTCGGCTGCGGGGAGAAAGCGCTTGGCGCGGAAAAATCCGGTAGTTTAGCGGATCGCGGCCCCGGCCGGCGAGGGAGGAGCCGCGCATAGAGGGCAATGAGGGCCCGGGTGGCGGTCTCGCTGTCCAGGCTTTGCGCCCGGGCGCGCGCCGCCTCCCCCATGGCGGCACGGCGGACGGGATCGAGAAGCTCCGCCATCGCCGCCGCCACCCCGGCGCTGTCCAGGGCGTCGCGCACATAACCCGTCACCCCTTCCTCCAGGATCTCCGCGGCGCCGCACTTAAACGAGGTGATCACCGGCAGGCCGCAGGCGAGCGCCTCCAGGGCCACGTTGGGGAAAGGATCGTACAGCGTGGGCAAGACCAGGGCATCGGCGGCGTGGTAGCAGGGCAGCACCTCGACGAGGGGACCGAGGAAACGCACCCGGTCCGCCACCCCCAGCCGCCCTGCCAGGCGCCGGTAGTGGCCCTCCCGGCGGTCGCGGCCCACCACCAGGAGGCGGGTTTCCCGCGGCAGATGGGTGAGGGCCGCAAGGGCGGTGGCCAGACCCTTGCGCCCATAGCCCGAGCCGAGGAAAAGGAACACCGGCGCATCTGCAAGCCCAAACCGCTGCCGCGCCGCGCGGCGCGCCTCCGGGGAGGGCGGATGGAAATGGGCGAGGTCCACCCCGCTATAGATCACGTGCAGTTTTTCCGGCGCGATGGCGAAGTGGGCGAGGATTTCCTCCCGCACCATGTGGGAGTTGCAGATCACGGCGGCAAGCCGCGGGCTTTCGAAGAGCCTGCGTTCTGCCGCCAGCACATAGCGGTGATAGGGGGAAAGTCTCAGCGCCAGGCGCGCGAGCCACCCGGCCGCCCGCGCCCGCTGCGCAAGCCACACCCGGTGCACGCCATCGCCCGCGCGATAGATGTCGCAGCAGGCGAGCCTTTCGTGGGACTGCACGAGGTCGAAGGGCTGGCGGGCCAGCAGCCGGCACACACAGCGGGCAAAGCTCCAGTCTCGCCACAGGCTGCCCAGATAGAAAGGATCGCAGCGTAGGGTCGGCCCCGCCCCTTCCCCTTCCCAGCGCCGGCTCACCAGGGTCACCTCCATCCCCCGGCTGCGCAGGGCGTCGAGCGCCCGGGCGACAAAGCGTTCTGCGCCGCCATATGGGGTATAGCGCTGGCGGACGAGGGCGATGCGAAGGGGGGCGCCTTCAGGCACGGCCGATGAGCTCCTCAGCCGCCGCGAGCACCGCTTCCGGGCGGATGGCGGCCAGACACTCGCTCACTTTGCCGCCCCCGCAGCCGTCTTGGCCGCAGGGCCGGCAGGGGTGGGGGGAGGTGAGCACCCGGCAGGGCACCTGCCATGGCCCCCATTCCACCTCCCCGCTGGGGCCGAAGAGGGCAATGGTGGGTGTGCCCATGGCCGCCGCCATGTGCATGGGCGCCGAATCCATGCCAATGAAAAGCCGCGCCCGGCCCAGCACCGCCCCCAGCGCCTTGAGGCTCAACCGCCCCGCCAG
This sequence is a window from Burkholderiales bacterium. Protein-coding genes within it:
- a CDS encoding ABC transporter ATP-binding protein, whose translation is MSPGSPATLSSTALYLRLLKIARPYWKVFVASLVFTILVSATEPALPALMKPLLDGSFVQRDPLLMKLIPLAIVGLFLLRGVFTFAANYATSWLATRVVLELRNSMFAKLLTLPTRDFDNSPAGALIANVAYNVNSVTSAGTNVITVVVRDSFTIVGLLAWLLYLNWQLTLITLVMAPVIAVTVRYFTLRLRRMYRGAQQAMQDITHVLGETIEAHKVVKIFGGQEYEKRRFFDATNRLRRFDIKQTVAAGLNVPLVQLLAAIALAIIIYLATQQAAQDKTTVGGFVSFITAMLMLLAPIKRLTGVNEALQRGLAAAEVVFDLLDRPGEEDRGTRPLTRVRGEVRYEHVSLRYEPDAPLVLDDVSLAIAPGETVALVGKSGSGKTSLVNLLPRFYEPTSGRILIDGIDIAE
- a CDS encoding glycosyltransferase family 4 protein, whose translation is MPEGAPLRIALVRQRYTPYGGAERFVARALDALRSRGMEVTLVSRRWEGEGAGPTLRCDPFYLGSLWRDWSFARCVCRLLARQPFDLVQSHERLACCDIYRAGDGVHRVWLAQRARAAGWLARLALRLSPYHRYVLAAERRLFESPRLAAVICNSHMVREEILAHFAIAPEKLHVIYSGVDLAHFHPPSPEARRAARQRFGLADAPVFLFLGSGYGRKGLATALAALTHLPRETRLLVVGRDRREGHYRRLAGRLGVADRVRFLGPLVEVLPCYHAADALVLPTLYDPFPNVALEALACGLPVITSFKCGAAEILEEGVTGYVRDALDSAGVAAAMAELLDPVRRAAMGEAARARAQSLDSETATRALIALYARLLPRRPGPRSAKLPDFSAPSAFSPQPTDSP